The Lineus longissimus chromosome 2, tnLinLong1.2, whole genome shotgun sequence genome window below encodes:
- the LOC135499594 gene encoding splicing factor, suppressor of white-apricot homolog has protein sequence MASKKRRPHPQYLPEVRRNDDLDELFVFGYACKLFRDDVKAVEINKGQHLIPWMGNQKLLIDRYDGRGHLFDIDPYDADLGHRSVRSDEESRIEALCDEERYLELHTDIMEKAAYEEEELKRLNEALADNSYGAVAFNYDQPAPTEDTEENQAEEDDEDQEEPFECSEELRKFITEQFMMPETVKLNSIIEKTALFVSQHGPQMEIVIKTKQKDNTNFHFLDMDHSLNAYYKKLVTLMKSGKYRPKPPEVKPRKRTRTCSSQESDDDDDDGSYLHPSLMAKPKVDPNAREAVSPSRYQLSSEQVQDTAYAKLLNKINLLDSGRNSPQNNVRSTDSPAPSGSGAEVDTITVAKDGQPAPPGTETTVLPEELRNEMAQNGGLLAALVPPGNIIPPPPDLQPIIDKMAEYVARNGTDFESTVRNKRDMRFEFLTEGHVFFTYYTFKKTIFEREMAREKLLKEKEKEKSEAEAKAAAPVTTVAERPINSSLQVALEDDKSQSSTEGGAKISVSFSIKAKIKEPEPVTKEKRPAFVDESSDEEGDEFRERLERSEVLCREKSVTPICPDLDGEELEEAIKQDDKVTSTAEDLDRKQAEHKIKDRLAMAARDKLAQTSKEKQMQAARKRKAAMFINMLKSSGVKVDESKEAAAVLAATGASSPVAAFRDSGSQSPFSFPTSHRRSPSTSPVNKRHRKHKESKKSKKSPKKSRSKRHRSRSPRRRKSRTPPSSYAVVRRSRSRSPKPLDRSKSREILEKPRRISRSRSRSRSKERSKHKKSKSPPRDKKSSGKTRSPSKRRRSRSRSKSRKTNSGSKESSRKRSRSRSKEKSHKHRSRSRSKEKSRSKSDKKSSRKKSRSRSPKSKESKRRKSDKKHRSRSPKSRRSRSKSPKAEKRKTTMSSRASSSPKRPKLESTITVCNNGVKEVPPPPNDSIDTLPKPIRSRSRSSSESSSSSSSRSTPPRSSPPGLSPLRSPPRSTPPRSSPPRSPLMSESSSSEASPPRTSPTSVQSMPSWPSPPPVKVSPSASSLYSPERNDSIQKDDESVNEMELEKPPPKIDAPVPVKKTVSDTKLSMEDIQKMRAMIKAKKEVLKEEAIFDI, from the exons ATGGCGTCAAAGAAACGAAGGCCGCATCCACAATATCTTCCCGAAGTTCGCCGAAATGACGACCTTGATGAGCTGTTTGTGTTTGGTTATGCGTGCAAACTGTTCCGCGATGATGTCAAGGCTGTGGAAATCAACAAGGGACAACACCTGATACCCTGGATGGGCAACCAGAAGCTGCTTATCGACAG GTATGATGGCCGAGGACACTTGTTTGACATTGACCCGTACGATGCTGACTTGGGCCACCGATCGGTACGGTCGGACGAGGAGTCGCGTATCGAAGCGCTTTGTGATGAGGAGAGATACCTAGAGTTGCACACAGATATCATGGAAAAGGCAGCGTACGAAG agGAGGAACTGAAGCGGTTAAACGAAGCTCTCGCAGACAACTCTTATGGAGCAGTGGCCTTCAACTACGATCAACCAGCGCCAACTGAAGACACTGAGGAGAACCAGG CGgaggaagatgatgaagacCAAGAGGAACCGTTTGAATGTTCGGAGGAGTTGAGGAAGTTTATCACTGAACAATTCATGATG CCAGAGACTGTGAAATTGAATTCAATCATCGAGAAAACGGCCTTGTTTGTGAGTCAGCACGGCCCGCAGATGGAGATCGtcatcaaaacaaaacagaaagaCAACACGAACTTCCACTTTCTCGACATGGATCACAGCTTGAATGCGTACTACAAGAAGCTTGTCACCCTGATGAAGTCGGGCAAGTATCGCCCTAAACCACCGGAGGTCAAGCCTAGGAAACGCACGCGGA catgttcaagcCAGGagtcggatgatgatgatgacgatgggaGTTATCTGCACCCAAGTCTCATGGCTAAGCCTAAGGTTGATCCGAATGCCCGAGAAGCAGTG TCGCCCTCCCGTTACCAGCTGTCTTCTGAACAAGTCCAGGACACAGCCTATGCGAAGCTCTTGAACAAGATCAACTTGCTCGATTCTGGAAGGAATTCTCCACA GAATAATGTTCGCTCCACCGACTCCCCAGCACCTTCAGGTTCTGGTGCTGAAGTTGACACAATCACTGTAGCAAAGGACGGCCAGCCTGCGCCACCAGGAACGGAAACTACGGTCCTACCAGAGGAACTGAGAAATGAAATGGC TCAGAATGGTGGGTTATTGGCGGCCCTTGTCCCACCAGGAAATATCATCCCACCTCCGCCCGATCTTCAGCCAATCATCGACAAAATGGCCGAATACGTTGCACGTAACGGGACAGACTTTGAGAGCACCGTCAGAAACAAACGCGACATGCGATTCGAATTCCTAACTGAAGGACACGTTTTCTTCACCTACTACACATTCAAGAAGACGATATTTGAGAGG GAAATGGCCCGTGAGAAGCTCCTGAAggaaaaggagaaggagaaatcaGAAGCTGAGGCCAAAGCAGCCGCCCCGGTCACAACAGTTGCCGAGCGGCCTATAAACTCTAGCCTCCAGGTGGCACTAGAAGATGATAAATCACAGAGCTCAACAGAGGGTGGTGCTAAAA TAAGTGTGAGTTTTTCCATCAAAGCCAAGATCAAGGAACCTGAGCCTGTGACAAAGGAGAAGCGACCAGCATTTGTGGATGAGAGTTCAGATGAGGAGG gtgaCGAATTCAGGGAAAGGTTGGAAAGATCTGAAGTGCTCTGCCGGGAGAAGTCAGTGACGCCAATCTGTCCAGATTTGGACGGAGAGGAGCTTGAGGAAGCTATAAAGCAGGATGATAAGgtcacatcaacagctgaagaCTTGGACAGAAAACAAG ctgagcacaAGATCAAGGACCGGCTAGCAATGGCCGCGAGGGACAAGCTCGCCCAGACCTCCAAGGAGAAGCAGATGCAGGCTGCACGCAAGAGGAAGGCAGCCATGTTTATAAACATGCTCAAGAGTTCTGGTGTGAAAGTTGATGAGAGTAAGGAGGCTGCAGCAGTCCTTGCTGCCACTG GTGCATCTTCGCCTGTTGCTGCTTTTCGAGACAGTGGATCACAAAGCCCATTCTCATTCCCGACGTCCCATAGAAGGTCCCCATCAACATCGCCCGTAAACAAACGACATAGAAAACACAaggaatcaaagaaatcgaaaaAGTCGCCCAAGAAATCGCGATCAAAACGACATCGGTCGCGATCACCTAGGAGACGGAAATCGCGAACCCCACCATCTTCATATGCTGTTGTCAGAAG gtCTAGGTCTCGTTCACCAAAGCCACTGGACCGATCAAAGTCTAGAGAGATTCTGGAAAAACCGAGACGGATATCAAGGTCGAgatctaggtcaaggtcaaaggaaCGCTCTAAACACAAAAAATCCAAGTCACCCCCTCGGGACAAAAAGTCATCTGGAAAAACACGATCACCTAGTAAGCGAAGACGTTCCCGCTCTCGGTCAAAATCAAGAAAAACGAACTCTGGATCCAAAGAATCATCACgcaaaaggtcaaggtcgcgATCAAAAGAGAAATCTCATAAACACAGATCTAGGTCACGTTCGAAAGAAAAGTCAAGGTCGAAATCCGACAAAAAATCCTCACGGAAAAAATCGCGCTCAAGATCACCAAAGTCGAAGGAATCAAAACGCCGCAAGTCTGATAAGAAACATCGGTCAAGGTCACCAAAATCTCGACGTTCGAGGTCTAAATCACCGAAAGCTGAGAAGAGGAAGACAACCATGTCATCTCGCGCCAGCTCATCACCAAAGCGACCGAAATTAGA GTCCACAATAACCGTGTGTAATAATGGTGTAAAAGAAGTGCCCCCTCCACCAAATGATAGTATTGATACCTTGCCGAAGCCCATAcgatcaaggtcaaggtcgtcttCAGAatcttcgtcgtcatcgtcttcaaGGTCCACTCCTCCAAGGTCATCACCACCAGGGTTATCTCCTCTGAGGTCACCACCGAGGTCAACTCCCCCAAGGTCATCTCCACCAAGGTCACCATTGATGTCCGAGTCCTCATCATCGGAGGCATCTCCTCCCAGGACTTCGCCAACTTCTGTACAAAGTATGCCATCCTGGCCCTCCCCACCACCTGTGAAAGTGTCTCCCAGTGCCAGTAGTTTGTATAGTCCGGAGAGAAATGACAGCATACAAAAAGATGATGAGAG TGTGAACGAAATGGAATTAGAAAAACCTCCTCCTAAAATCGATGCTCCTGTTCCCGTGAAGAAAACTGTCTCGGATACGAAATTGTCTATG gaGGATATCCAGAAAATGCGTGCTATGATTAAAGCTAAGAAGGAGGTGCTTAAAGAAGAAGCTATATTCGATATATGA
- the LOC135499601 gene encoding transmembrane protein 199-like — protein MAAVEILVNFSAFLRDKITDAVSNPQCPVDLKLSLETLGKSQTIPYSLVTQLHTFLSKEGDVYLHELLEGSEVVLPEVEKPARNPQLESRCQKLRAELANKDYRRMVGDIDAVEIMDRTTTKDFGKEMKAVNRQLVSVFNFLITVAGAFAFGYKATEYSLDEPNVPAQLCSGLVLSTLVFFADLYFLLMYNIE, from the exons atggctgccgtcGAAATTTTGGTCAATTTTTCAGCTTTTTTGCGAGACAAAATCACCGATGCCGTCTCAAACCCACAATGTCCAGTCGATCTTAAGTTATCTTTGGAAACATTGGGAAAATCTCAAACCATTCCATATTCTTTGGTGACTCAATTACACACGTTTCTCTCCAAAGAAG GTGATGTCTATTTACATGAATTACTTGAAGGAAGTGAGGTGGTGCTGCCAGAGGTGGAAAAGCCAGCAAGG AATCCTCAATTGGAATCGCGTTGCCAGAAGCTGAGGGCTGAGCTAGCCAATAAAGACTATAGAAGGATGGTGGGAGATATCGATGCAGTGGAAATAATGGATCGAACAACGACAAAAGATTTTGGAAAAGAGA TGAAAGCAGTGAATCGTCAACTTGTGTCGGTCTTCAATTTCCTCATTACTGTTGCTGGTGCTTTTGCTTTTGGTTACAAGGCAACAGAGTATTCACTGGACGAGCCAAATGTACCAGCA CAACTCTGCTCCGGATTGGTGCTCTCAACGCTTGTCTTCTTTGCTGATCTTTACTTCCTGCTGATGTACAACATTGAATGA